The Camelus dromedarius isolate mCamDro1 chromosome 19, mCamDro1.pat, whole genome shotgun sequence genome segment CCCGTTTCCTCCCCCAAAGCACAACTAGCCCCTCTGTTCCGCCTTCCTTCAGACAGTAGATTCCCTATTTGCCCAGCCTTCCTCTATGGGCCTCCGCGCCTTAGGGACACAGTATGccacagccctctccccaccccgagGCCTACACTCCACACACCCCAGTCCTCCGGGCTCAGCAAATTATCGGTGAAAAAACGCGTCGGATCCGCAATCTCGCTGAGAAGCATCAGCTCCGCCATctttcccccccgccccccaaccaTGAGACGGTTCCCAAGGCCCGCCTCTCCCCATCAGCAACTAATCAGTTGACTCTTAAAAAGCGAGGGGTCGTCCCGGAAGCGCTATCGACCAGTAAGAGACCTGGGTACTGAGCACGTGAGTCAATAGAAGCGGTGGCTGTACAGGCCCGGCCAATGCGAGCGCGGAAGGCCAGCGCTTCCACAGAACTGGGCAGTGAGGTTTGCGCATGCGCCAGCTGGACCCAGCCAGAAATCGCTTAGGAAATGCAGCTCCCAGGTTTTAAAGGTCTGCCGTCTCCCTCAGCCAGTCCTAAATTTCGTTTGGACGGCTTCTATTCATCTTCGGAGATGGAAAagcaaccccccccaaaaaaaaaaccccatagcACACATGACATATGGCTTTTTAATGGTAAAAGGGTAAAGAAGCGCCCTGAGATCACTGCTACCTCCCCTAGGAAGGCAAAAGCTGGGAAAGGGATATCGGTGAAACCCTCCCTCTGGCCGTCCCCCCTACCCCCCATCTCACAGCATAGACCACAATTCACAGGTTCCTGTCTCTTTTAAGGTTTAACTTTTAATCAGCCAAACATCTTGCGCAGTCCCTGAGCCAGCCTTGCATCCTGTTTCTTCCCCTGAATGATCACCTTTCCCAGCTCTTCCTGGGCTGCCCGGTTTTTCGGGTCTACTGCCAGCACCTTCTTGAAGTCAGCACTTGCTTTTTCCAGGTTCCCAAGAGCAGCCTGGGCAACCCCTCTTCGGTACAAGGCCTTTAAATGGCCAGGCTCTTGCTCCAGCACCCGATCACAGCTCTGGGCTGCCAAATGGGGCTGCCCTAGCAGCAACTGACAGGCAGCCAGGTTGGCATGAAGGACAGTTCGTTCTGGAGAGCCAGGTGGGGGTAAAGTCAGCAGCAGCCTAAGAGCCCGTCCATAGCATCGGGCAGCCCCTTCAGGGTTCCCAGCTTGAAATAATTCTGTGCCCCTTGCACGTTCTTCCCTGGCCAGGGCCTCCTTCTCGGCGGCCTCCAGCTCCCAGGAGTCCCGGCCCTGAGTGAAGGAGGCCAGTGTGAGCCTGATAGGAGGTCCAGAGCACCCAGGGAGCTGAAGCTCTGCCACTTCACCTTGACACATGGACTCCAAGCATTTTTCTATGAGCTCCCCCCAGGATTCCTCCCGCCATGGGCCTAACCCCATAGTTAGCTCTGTCCAACCCTCTGGCAGCCCTGACCCCAAAGGAAATCCAGAAGCCTGTACCCGGCAGCGGGAGCCCAGCTTGGGTTTGTCCAAGCCATGGCCATGGGTTATGATCTTCTTGACAAAGCTCCCATCAGGACAGTACCAGAGGTCAGAAGCTTCAAGGGGCTCTGGCATCTCACTGGCTGATCCATGAGACTTATCAGAGTCTCCTTCAAGTCCAGCGGCcagattttcagtttcttgaggATTCTCTAGAATTTGGATGGCTGGATCTGGGCTCACTCTCAGCTCAAGGATTTCGGTAGGAGGGTCTCGGGGCTGCTGCCTAATTTGAGTAGCTGAATCAAAGTTCTTCCGGAAGTTCTTTCCGCATTGTTGCTGCGGTTGAGAGGTGTCCTTCTCTCCCATTGGATTGACTGGTGGCGTCTCCATTTGGGTGCCCGGTCCCTTTCACCGTGGGTAAACAGTTTTGGTCAGAAAGGGATGGCACCTTTGGTCAGCacttgatttgaaaaaaaaaagtcaaaacaacgCTAACAGCAGGATTCTTATTTAGACGACTTTCCTGTCTTCCTAGGACGCGGTCCCAGCCCTCAaaatcctctttttctttttttcctccaaaaatctCTGCTCGGCTCAAGCCTCCCTTCCAACCCCGAACTAACCTAGAACTATAAGTTCCACAATTCCCTGCGGCTTGGGTAGCCGTCCCAACTACGGACAGTCGATCCAGTCAAAAAGTACCTGGCGGCCGAAGCTCATCGCCTGGTGGCAATAGCTGGACCATTCGAATCACTTCTTCCGAAGCCAAGTGCTACTGAGTACTGTGCTCGGAGTCTTGCCCCAAGCGGAGAGAACTGTCTTGGGGGCCAGGGAGCAGCTGGGGAGAGACGCTGACAGCTAACCCTGGAGCCCGCGAGACGGAGAATCTAGTCAAATTCCTGGCAGCCAATCGGGAGGAGGGGAAGTCTGGTTAGCCCGCCTTTTGGACATGACATCAtttcccaccccgcccccaaaCCCCACCACTCCTCCCAACCCCGCAACCGGGAAGCTCCAGGCCTTACAACCGACCTAGGCCAAATCGAACCCAACTAGGCGAGGTTGCCTGGCCAAGCTATTCAGAGTCAAAGTCTGGAGAAGTCCTGGAAAGGGAGATTGTGGCGAATGAGGGTAGAGTGGGGAATTGTGGAGCTGGTGGTGAATGATAGCGGCAGCAACCAGCATTGTATCTGGCAACCTCGGGCTCACCTGTGCTAATCACCTTATCCCTATGTTCAGGGCGCCCAGCCAGGGTCCACCCGTCTGCTCCTTCTCCCCTTCAATCTAGGGTGCTTCAAAATGAACTCTCTTCCTAACTGTCCCGTTCCCTTGAGGGACCACCTGAGGCTTTCCTTACCTTTCCCCTCATATTTATCAATGCTTTTccacctcttcttcctccagaaGTCttagtgcttttcaaactttaatgtgtataCGTATCATCTGGTGAACTTGTTAAATAGCAGGTTCTGATTAAGGAAGTCTAGGGTGGGACTTGCgagtctgcatttctagcaagctcttggatgctgttgctgctggtccacggaccacactttgaatagcATGATTCTAGAATAATCTCATGCCATTCTCTTCACCCCTTGCTCTGTGCCCATTTAGTTTGTCCTATATTTTGCATATATAACTAGTGTAACCTGCTCCACTGGGTGTATCAGTGGAAAACTGGTCCTCCTCTTCCTAATAAAAGGTGTAGGTCCCCTTTGTGATTCAGCATTGCTTGTCCAGCTCCCTGCACAGGCTCAGCCACCACAGCTCTTCAGGGAAGGAGAATTCCATTCTCAGTACCTCACTTTGGCTCCCTCTTCCATTTGCTCTCTAACACCATGCCGCTGTGCCCCAAACTACAAGGGCCGCGCCAGGACAGCCAGGAGGGGAGGTAATTTCATCACTAACCACAGACTTGTGCCAAAACAGTCCCCTCCATTTCTGTGTTGAGCCTCAGATCACTAACCTAGACTTCTTTTCCCCtcaagtttatttctgggttctgtgCCAGAGTAACCTTAGTCCACTGTGACTAAGGCTAAATACTCTGATTCTTAGAATCCCCGTGTTCCTATTGAAAATTAACCtaccttttctccctccctcttccccttttcaTTTCAGGGATTTCTGGGAAAGGCAGAAAGTTAAGAATAGTCACAAAAGATTTGATTATACCCTAATCCCTGGACAAAGATTGCTAATTTGTATTATGTGTGCCTTAACTGAGAGGTCCACTCCAATGACCCTTTGAAGATTTGTTTCTCTCAGCTGAAAGAAACTATACTCTGTTACAAGTGTATTGCTTTGTAATGTTCTCTTactgttttctgtgtgtttcagtTCCATCACTGGAACACAATCCACAGGGCATGGATCTTGTctctatttcttttgtttccttcttctccattcattcattcaacaaatatttattgagcatctgctatgttcCAGGCAGAATGGTAGGAACTGGGGATACTTAGACAGTCTCTGCTCTCATGGAACTTATAGTCTGGCCATGGAGAATAAGTAATTACAGCGGTATGAAGAAGTGTGTGTGATGCCATGAGAGTGAATGAGAGATGAGGGCATACTTCTTGAGAATGAGGCATTTTTTGCTGCCATCTAAAGAATGAGTTAGAGCTGAACCTCTGAGAATACACCAAAAGACGCCATACTGAGGAAAACTGAATTAAATAGTCAAATTTGTCTCCTTAAGAGAATCCCTTGTCACCATTGTGActatacataaaaacaaacataggCACTGAAACCCCTAAAAACAGTAATCCAAATcatccaaaatgaaaatatttttatt includes the following:
- the FKBPL gene encoding FK506-binding protein-like, yielding METPPVNPMGEKDTSQPQQQCGKNFRKNFDSATQIRQQPRDPPTEILELRVSPDPAIQILENPQETENLAAGLEGDSDKSHGSASEMPEPLEASDLWYCPDGSFVKKIITHGHGLDKPKLGSRCRVQASGFPLGSGLPEGWTELTMGLGPWREESWGELIEKCLESMCQGEVAELQLPGCSGPPIRLTLASFTQGRDSWELEAAEKEALAREERARGTELFQAGNPEGAARCYGRALRLLLTLPPPGSPERTVLHANLAACQLLLGQPHLAAQSCDRVLEQEPGHLKALYRRGVAQAALGNLEKASADFKKVLAVDPKNRAAQEELGKVIIQGKKQDARLAQGLRKMFG